A genomic region of Pseudoxanthomonas suwonensis contains the following coding sequences:
- a CDS encoding ABC-F family ATP-binding cassette domain-containing protein, with protein sequence MISLRNFALRRGERLLLSNVDLALHAGYRVGVVGRNGTGKSSLFAAIRGELEADKGDVDLPGRVRIASVAQETPSLPDPALDFVLGGDEAIATVLREEAAANAREDWEAVAAAHQQLAELNGYDAEARAGRLLHGLGFPAETHSRPVSSFSGGWRVRLNLARALMMPSDLLLLDEPTNHLDLDAVYWLEQWLLKYPGTLLLISHDREFLDNVATHTLHLHGGNAKLYVGGYTDFERQRAEQLRQQQIAHEKEQAERAHLQSFIDRFKAKASKAKQAQSRMKRLAKLSGTEAVRAEREFRIEFAPPQRLPHSLIRLNHVEAGYGQDAVILHEVGFGLEAGDRIGLLGPNGAGKTTLVRTLVGDLPVLAGERSAHPDLRIGYFAQHTVESLHEGQSPIDHFRELSPDSPTQAFRDFLGKWNFPGDRAFEIVDGFSGGERARLALALIAWQQPNVLLLDEPTNHLDLEMREALAEALADFDGAIVMVSHDRHLIGLVCDSFWRVADGAVEPFDGDLDQYAAWLRSRPAAQGTKQRMAEAAPTPVAAAVAEPAKPATARKPVNPMKLVAAEKRVAELEAEVAELDRRLADSGHVADPGRLATLGREREAAAQRLEQAEQAWLGLLEEAD encoded by the coding sequence ATGATTTCCCTGCGTAATTTCGCCCTGCGCCGCGGCGAGCGGCTGCTGCTGTCCAATGTCGACCTGGCCCTGCACGCCGGCTACCGGGTGGGCGTGGTCGGCCGCAACGGCACCGGCAAGTCCAGCCTGTTCGCCGCCATCCGCGGTGAACTGGAGGCTGACAAGGGCGATGTCGACCTGCCCGGCAGGGTGCGGATCGCCTCGGTCGCGCAGGAAACCCCCTCGTTGCCGGACCCGGCCCTGGACTTCGTGCTCGGCGGCGACGAGGCGATCGCCACGGTGCTGCGCGAGGAAGCGGCGGCCAACGCGCGCGAGGACTGGGAGGCGGTGGCCGCGGCCCACCAGCAGCTGGCCGAGCTCAACGGCTACGACGCCGAGGCCCGCGCCGGGCGCCTGCTGCACGGCCTGGGCTTCCCGGCCGAGACCCACTCGCGGCCGGTGTCGTCGTTCTCCGGCGGCTGGCGCGTGCGCCTGAACCTGGCCCGCGCGCTGATGATGCCCTCGGACCTGCTGCTGCTGGACGAGCCGACCAACCACCTGGACCTGGACGCGGTCTACTGGCTGGAGCAGTGGCTGCTCAAGTACCCCGGCACGCTGCTGCTGATCTCGCACGACCGCGAGTTCCTGGACAACGTCGCCACCCACACCCTGCACCTGCATGGCGGCAACGCGAAGCTGTATGTGGGCGGCTACACCGACTTCGAGCGCCAGCGCGCCGAGCAGCTGCGCCAGCAGCAGATCGCGCACGAGAAGGAGCAGGCCGAGCGCGCCCACCTGCAGAGCTTCATCGACCGCTTCAAGGCCAAGGCGTCCAAGGCCAAGCAGGCGCAGTCGCGGATGAAGCGGCTGGCCAAGCTGTCGGGCACCGAGGCGGTGCGCGCCGAGCGCGAGTTCCGGATCGAGTTCGCGCCGCCGCAGCGGCTGCCGCATTCGCTGATCCGGCTCAACCACGTCGAGGCCGGCTACGGCCAGGACGCGGTGATCCTGCATGAGGTCGGTTTCGGCCTGGAGGCCGGCGACCGCATCGGCCTGCTCGGTCCCAACGGCGCCGGCAAGACCACCCTGGTGCGGACCCTGGTCGGCGATCTGCCGGTGCTGGCCGGCGAGCGCAGTGCGCACCCGGACCTGCGCATCGGCTACTTCGCCCAGCACACGGTCGAATCGCTGCACGAGGGCCAGTCGCCGATCGACCATTTCCGCGAACTGTCGCCGGATTCGCCCACCCAGGCGTTCCGCGACTTCCTCGGCAAGTGGAACTTCCCGGGCGACCGCGCCTTCGAGATCGTCGACGGCTTCTCCGGCGGCGAGCGCGCGCGCCTGGCACTGGCGCTGATCGCCTGGCAGCAGCCCAACGTGCTGCTGCTGGACGAGCCGACCAACCACCTGGACCTGGAGATGCGCGAGGCGCTGGCCGAGGCGCTGGCCGACTTCGACGGCGCGATCGTGATGGTCAGCCACGACCGCCACCTGATCGGCCTGGTCTGCGACAGCTTCTGGCGCGTGGCCGATGGCGCGGTCGAGCCGTTCGACGGCGACCTGGACCAGTACGCGGCCTGGCTGCGCAGCCGTCCGGCCGCGCAGGGGACGAAGCAGCGCATGGCCGAGGCGGCGCCGACGCCGGTGGCCGCGGCGGTGGCTGAGCCCGCGAAGCCGGCCACAGCGAGAAAGCCCGTCAACCCGATGAAACTGGTCGCGGCCGAGAAGCGGGTGGCCGAGCTGGAAGCCGAGGTCGCCGAACTGGACCGCCGGTTGGCCGACTCCGGGCACGTGGCCGATCCCGGTCGCCTGGCCACGCTAGGCCGCGAGCGCGAGGCCGCCGCGCAGCGCCTGGAACAGGCCGAACAGGCCTGGCTGGGGCTGCTGGAGGAGGCGGACTGA
- a CDS encoding FmdB family zinc ribbon protein — MPIYAFQCADCGHSFDRLQKLSDADPETCPSCGAAGGVRRQLTAPSFRLAGSGWYETDFKKDGDRKRNLADGGEGAAKAAPDAGATPAAAPAAAPAKSEAKSETSTPAAKPATPAA; from the coding sequence ATGCCGATCTACGCCTTCCAGTGCGCCGACTGCGGCCACAGTTTCGACCGCCTGCAGAAGCTCTCCGATGCCGACCCCGAGACCTGCCCGTCGTGCGGGGCGGCCGGCGGCGTCCGCCGCCAGCTGACCGCGCCGTCGTTCCGCCTGGCCGGCAGCGGCTGGTACGAGACCGACTTCAAGAAGGACGGCGACCGCAAGCGCAACCTGGCCGACGGCGGCGAGGGCGCGGCCAAGGCTGCTCCGGACGCGGGCGCGACTCCGGCCGCTGCCCCGGCCGCCGCCCCGGCCAAGAGCGAAGCCAAGTCCGAAACCAGTACGCCGGCAGCCAAGCCGGCCACGCCCGCGGCCTGA